From one Synechocystis sp. PCC 6803 substr. PCC-P genomic stretch:
- the glgX gene encoding glycogen debranching protein GlgX, giving the protein MERIDIHPTHTANGYKLRCGQPFPFGATIVPGGVNFSIYSSHSTACTLVLFEKRAPQPFVEIPFPESFRIGNVYCMVVFDLDFENLEYGYRMEGPNNFQQGHWFDPSKVLLDPYAKVVSGRDVWGTQPNWDDIYQHRGRLSFDDFDWENDSPLDVPLEDMVIYEMHVRGFTKDPSSGVKENHRGTFAGILSKIPYLQELGVNTIELMPIFEFDEFEHSRYHPETGEFLVNYWGYSTVNFFAPKAGYAATGKFGMQIDELKNLVKELHKVGISVILDVVFNHTAEGNERGPTISFRGLDNKTYYMLTPEGYYFNFSGTGNTLNCNNPIVRGMVLDCLRYWTAEFHIDGFRFDLASILGRDPWGYPLANPPLLETLAFDPILARSKLIAEAWDAGGLYQVGSFPSYGRWAEWNGKYRDTVRKFIKGDAGVIGEMAQRLQGSPDLYQGAGRPPSTSINFVTAHDGFTLADLVAYNGKHNYANGENGNDGANDNYSWNCGVEGPTDNPDILRLRARQMRNAIAILLVSQGVPMLLMGDEMGKTQDGNNNTYCHDSPFNWLNWHLLEQNQAWFRFVKHCIAFRLAHPVLRNSEHFQNCDYLGVGFPDISWHGVKPWHADWSADSRVLAFMLCGRHAKGGRVKDNQIYVAMNMHYESLWFELPAPPVGTTWHVFANTGAQPPEDIHPPGQEPPLSSQSSLLIGDRSVVILLAK; this is encoded by the coding sequence ATGGAACGCATAGATATTCATCCCACCCACACCGCTAACGGTTACAAACTCCGCTGTGGCCAGCCCTTTCCCTTTGGGGCCACCATTGTGCCGGGGGGAGTTAATTTTTCCATTTACTCTAGCCATAGCACCGCTTGCACCCTAGTACTGTTCGAGAAGCGGGCTCCCCAGCCCTTTGTGGAGATTCCCTTTCCAGAATCTTTTCGCATTGGTAATGTCTATTGCATGGTGGTGTTTGACCTGGATTTTGAGAATCTGGAATACGGCTATCGCATGGAAGGCCCCAATAACTTCCAGCAGGGCCATTGGTTTGACCCCAGTAAAGTCCTTCTTGATCCCTACGCCAAAGTGGTCAGTGGCCGGGATGTTTGGGGCACCCAACCCAATTGGGACGATATTTATCAACACCGGGGCCGCCTCAGCTTTGACGATTTTGATTGGGAAAACGATTCCCCCCTGGATGTTCCCCTCGAAGACATGGTCATTTATGAAATGCATGTGCGGGGTTTCACCAAAGATCCTTCCTCCGGAGTAAAGGAAAATCACCGGGGCACCTTCGCCGGCATTCTCAGCAAAATTCCCTATCTACAGGAATTGGGTGTTAATACCATCGAATTAATGCCGATATTCGAGTTTGATGAGTTTGAACATAGTCGTTACCACCCAGAAACGGGGGAATTTTTAGTTAACTACTGGGGTTATAGCACCGTTAACTTTTTTGCACCTAAAGCGGGTTACGCTGCCACCGGTAAATTCGGCATGCAGATTGACGAGTTGAAAAACTTAGTCAAGGAACTGCATAAAGTAGGTATTTCCGTCATTTTGGATGTGGTTTTTAACCATACGGCGGAGGGCAATGAACGGGGCCCCACCATTTCCTTTCGAGGATTGGATAACAAAACCTATTACATGCTCACCCCGGAGGGTTACTATTTCAACTTTAGTGGCACTGGCAATACCTTAAACTGCAATAATCCCATTGTGCGGGGCATGGTGCTGGACTGTCTGCGATACTGGACAGCGGAATTTCATATTGATGGTTTTCGCTTTGATTTAGCCTCTATTTTGGGAAGGGATCCCTGGGGCTACCCCTTGGCCAATCCCCCTCTTTTGGAAACCCTGGCCTTTGATCCCATTTTGGCCCGTTCCAAACTTATTGCTGAAGCCTGGGATGCCGGTGGGCTATACCAAGTAGGATCTTTTCCCAGTTATGGCCGCTGGGCCGAATGGAATGGGAAATACCGAGATACGGTGCGAAAATTTATTAAAGGAGATGCGGGGGTAATTGGGGAAATGGCCCAAAGGCTACAGGGTTCCCCCGACCTTTATCAAGGAGCCGGACGACCTCCCTCCACTTCGATCAATTTTGTGACGGCCCACGACGGCTTTACCCTGGCGGATTTGGTGGCCTATAACGGCAAACATAATTACGCTAACGGGGAAAATGGCAATGATGGAGCCAACGACAATTACAGTTGGAACTGCGGGGTAGAAGGTCCCACCGATAACCCTGATATCCTCAGACTCCGGGCCCGGCAAATGCGGAATGCGATCGCCATTTTGTTGGTGAGTCAGGGGGTGCCCATGCTGTTGATGGGAGACGAAATGGGCAAAACCCAAGACGGCAACAATAATACCTATTGCCACGATTCCCCTTTCAATTGGCTCAATTGGCATTTACTTGAACAAAACCAGGCTTGGTTTCGGTTTGTCAAACACTGCATTGCTTTCCGTCTAGCCCACCCTGTATTACGCAACAGTGAACATTTCCAAAACTGCGATTACCTTGGTGTGGGATTTCCCGATATTAGTTGGCACGGAGTCAAGCCCTGGCACGCTGACTGGTCCGCCGATAGCCGAGTTTTAGCTTTTATGCTTTGTGGTCGCCATGCCAAAGGTGGCCGAGTTAAGGATAATCAAATTTATGTGGCCATGAATATGCATTACGAAAGTCTTTGGTTTGAACTGCCAGCTCCCCCGGTGGGCACCACTTGGCACGTTTTCGCCAACACAGGGGCCCAGCCTCCAGAAGATATCCATCCCCCTGGGCAGGAGCCCCCCCTCTCTTCCCAATCATCCCTACTCATTGGCGATCGGAGTGTTGTTATTTTACTGGCTAAATAA
- a CDS encoding anti-sigma factor antagonist has protein sequence MAFNIESEIINNAAKLTLIGELDGGTAPLFKEKIEEVAQAEISKLVLMMDQLEYMSSAGLRILVFAKQKMGSGVEIFLVGTQEMVNDTIEQTGLHHSFHLVESYDFHS, from the coding sequence ATGGCTTTCAACATCGAATCGGAAATTATTAATAACGCTGCTAAATTAACCCTAATTGGTGAACTAGACGGCGGTACTGCTCCTTTGTTTAAGGAAAAAATCGAAGAAGTTGCCCAAGCAGAAATTTCAAAACTAGTGTTAATGATGGATCAATTGGAATATATGTCCAGTGCCGGTTTACGTATCTTAGTTTTTGCCAAACAAAAAATGGGCAGTGGCGTGGAAATATTTTTAGTGGGTACCCAGGAAATGGTCAATGATACTATTGAGCAAACTGGATTACACCACAGTTTTCATTTAGTGGAAAGCTATGATTTTCATTCCTAG
- a CDS encoding SpoIIE family protein phosphatase, producing the protein MKMKLIQPFIQSIRFRIVGLLLLCLIPPTLGGIFLIDSYTGRQLKKIAEQDLQSRARLIIQLISRSDRERQQSTAFVASQPAIVEFNVEASQYFLNEFIKFHQWNGFFVVANQEGELVAGSDGANQEKGLPLKHWFEEVKDKNRHLNRLFPGKTYAESKDCLIVPIHSKNDQTQIGIVVECIPLPVIADFVQKILKDAELERILLVNYEGYIYADTDFKNYGVLENKKKSPLVNRLLNDQSGFVYSQGKFSYLSPVHLRGAKTWGLIVENSESDIQAAILNVNRIGYLLVLVIGGIVAYASWMVIHHSTVPILDLTKASQAIAAGDLDYEININQGNRQDEIGILGNSFIYMKNQIKTLIAQEVKDGVNRLELEKGRQIQQNFLPISLPDLQQWQINAVFEPARSVSGDFYDAFLLGDDYLAIVIGDVCDKGVGAAMFMGLFRSLLRVFSGETMPGDTCIRDVNYKCSANDGNGKKKVIVQFLNAVRLTNDYIATEHGDMAMFATLFFGVIDISNGNLSYINAGHEPVFILNSEGIKHRLKSTGPAVGMMPNSTFTIDSLKIDPGEMLIGYTDGVTDARSPTKEFFGRQRLMETLTANFSAKTEILDIIKQELIGHIDGSIQFDDITMIAVYRN; encoded by the coding sequence ATGAAAATGAAACTGATTCAACCTTTCATACAATCAATTCGGTTTCGCATTGTTGGACTTCTCCTGCTTTGTCTGATTCCTCCTACCTTAGGAGGGATTTTTCTTATCGACTCCTATACCGGAAGACAATTAAAAAAAATTGCAGAGCAAGATCTTCAAAGCCGGGCAAGATTGATTATCCAATTGATTTCCCGTTCAGATCGAGAGCGTCAACAAAGTACAGCTTTTGTTGCTTCCCAACCGGCAATAGTCGAATTCAACGTTGAAGCATCTCAGTATTTTTTAAACGAGTTCATTAAATTTCACCAATGGAATGGGTTCTTCGTTGTTGCCAACCAAGAGGGGGAACTAGTTGCGGGCAGTGATGGTGCCAACCAAGAAAAAGGATTACCTCTTAAGCACTGGTTTGAAGAAGTAAAAGATAAAAATCGACATTTAAACCGGTTATTTCCTGGAAAGACCTATGCAGAGAGCAAAGATTGTTTAATTGTGCCTATCCACAGCAAAAATGATCAAACTCAAATTGGCATTGTTGTGGAATGTATTCCCTTACCAGTTATTGCTGATTTTGTTCAAAAAATTTTAAAAGATGCTGAGCTTGAGCGTATTTTATTAGTCAATTATGAGGGGTATATTTATGCCGACACCGATTTCAAAAATTACGGCGTACTAGAAAACAAAAAAAAATCTCCCCTTGTCAATCGGCTGCTCAATGACCAAAGTGGGTTTGTTTATAGTCAAGGTAAGTTTTCCTATCTTTCTCCCGTCCATCTGCGGGGAGCCAAAACCTGGGGATTAATTGTAGAAAATTCAGAATCTGACATTCAAGCAGCTATTTTGAATGTTAATAGAATTGGTTATCTGCTAGTTTTAGTAATTGGGGGAATTGTGGCCTATGCTTCCTGGATGGTAATCCACCACAGCACGGTTCCTATTTTGGATCTAACTAAGGCTTCCCAAGCGATCGCCGCGGGAGATTTAGATTATGAAATCAATATTAACCAGGGCAATCGTCAGGATGAAATTGGTATTTTGGGTAATAGTTTTATCTACATGAAAAACCAAATTAAAACCCTGATAGCTCAGGAAGTTAAGGATGGGGTTAACCGTTTGGAATTAGAAAAAGGTCGACAAATTCAGCAAAACTTTTTACCCATTAGCTTGCCTGATTTACAACAGTGGCAGATAAATGCTGTTTTTGAACCGGCTCGCTCTGTTTCTGGAGACTTTTATGACGCCTTTTTGTTAGGTGATGATTATTTGGCGATCGTGATTGGTGACGTATGCGATAAAGGGGTAGGTGCCGCTATGTTTATGGGGTTATTCCGCAGTTTATTGAGGGTATTTTCTGGGGAAACAATGCCTGGGGACACCTGTATCCGCGACGTTAACTATAAATGCAGCGCCAATGATGGCAATGGCAAAAAAAAGGTTATCGTGCAATTTTTAAATGCAGTGCGACTCACTAATGATTACATTGCCACAGAACACGGAGACATGGCCATGTTTGCCACTCTATTTTTTGGTGTAATTGATATTAGTAATGGTAATCTGAGCTATATCAATGCTGGCCATGAACCAGTTTTTATCTTAAATTCTGAGGGTATTAAGCATAGATTAAAATCCACTGGTCCTGCGGTAGGAATGATGCCCAATTCTACTTTTACAATTGATAGTTTAAAAATTGATCCTGGAGAAATGTTGATTGGTTATACTGATGGCGTTACCGATGCTCGATCGCCAACTAAAGAATTTTTTGGTCGTCAACGATTGATGGAAACATTAACAGCCAATTTTTCAGCAAAAACAGAAATTCTAGACATAATTAAACAAGAATTAATCGGACATATTGATGGTTCTATTCAGTTCGACGACATTACTATGATTGCTGTTTACCGTAATTAG
- a CDS encoding anti-sigma regulatory factor: protein MTILNFSADLNALNSIGKHILEQAQAVGLPKKRAYKLRLAVDELATNIINYGYANAPGHNQISIQVEADDCQLKVTMVDTGLPYDPRDRQFDQSILSLEAEDRPIGGLGIFLALQSVDEFTYEVRGNKNISCLVMNFDPPGND, encoded by the coding sequence ATGACTATTTTAAATTTTTCCGCTGATCTAAATGCCTTAAACAGCATTGGCAAACATATTCTAGAGCAAGCTCAAGCGGTTGGATTACCCAAAAAAAGAGCTTATAAACTAAGATTGGCGGTGGATGAACTAGCAACTAATATTATTAATTATGGCTATGCCAATGCACCGGGTCATAATCAAATTAGCATCCAAGTAGAAGCGGATGATTGTCAATTAAAGGTTACTATGGTGGACACTGGCTTGCCCTACGATCCCCGCGATCGCCAATTTGATCAATCAATTCTTAGTCTGGAAGCAGAAGATCGACCCATCGGTGGACTAGGGATTTTTTTGGCTCTGCAAAGTGTAGATGAATTTACCTATGAAGTGAGGGGAAATAAAAATATTAGTTGTTTAGTCATGAATTTTGATCCTCCGGGCAATGATTAA
- a CDS encoding AEC family transporter gives MNSFLIIIFRLYLPISVAILTGVLLSFSLEKLQGNFSKNKHLSLVVPNYLGKFLFWFGVPLGVINFVHKANLSGGIWLSPIVAWGAVVLGIFLSWLWVQTLFPKPSLAFQTSFTLVSTVGNTSYIGFPIILLLPQLGPDYFGWAILYDLLGTFLAAYGLGSILASRSLLTNPNKIISFGLDSPVFPINQKTITDHIKSSILKIFQWLKNNLVILVKNPTLIAFIIGLILRPIVFPPWLDISLGWFAWSIIMLSLILMGMRLQQLDSWGNIKIAFSAVSIKMLLVPLVIAMALTTAGLSGPPRLVLVLQSSMPSAFASLILAEAYDLDRDLVVTCLGLSSLMLFFTLPFWLWGFTTW, from the coding sequence ATGAATTCATTCTTGATTATTATTTTTCGACTGTATTTGCCTATTAGTGTGGCAATTTTAACTGGTGTTTTATTGAGTTTTTCCCTTGAAAAACTGCAGGGAAACTTTTCAAAAAACAAGCATCTGTCCCTAGTAGTTCCCAATTACTTGGGTAAGTTTCTCTTTTGGTTTGGAGTTCCCCTAGGGGTAATTAACTTTGTTCATAAAGCGAATTTATCCGGAGGAATTTGGCTCTCCCCCATCGTAGCTTGGGGCGCGGTTGTACTGGGGATTTTTCTAAGCTGGCTCTGGGTCCAAACCCTTTTTCCCAAACCATCCCTTGCTTTCCAAACTAGTTTTACTTTAGTTAGTACAGTGGGCAATACTAGTTACATCGGCTTTCCAATTATTCTATTGCTTCCCCAACTGGGGCCAGACTATTTTGGTTGGGCAATTTTGTATGATCTTTTAGGAACTTTTTTAGCCGCCTATGGCTTAGGCTCAATTTTAGCCAGTCGTAGTTTACTTACTAATCCCAACAAAATAATCAGCTTTGGTCTCGATTCACCAGTATTTCCTATTAATCAAAAGACTATTACTGACCATATTAAGTCGTCTATATTAAAAATTTTTCAATGGCTAAAAAACAACTTAGTTATCTTAGTTAAAAATCCTACTTTAATTGCTTTTATCATTGGTTTGATTTTGCGTCCTATAGTCTTTCCTCCCTGGTTAGATATTTCTTTAGGGTGGTTTGCTTGGTCGATAATCATGCTTTCCCTAATATTGATGGGCATGCGGCTACAACAACTCGACTCATGGGGCAACATTAAGATTGCTTTCAGCGCTGTCTCGATTAAAATGCTTTTAGTTCCCCTAGTTATCGCCATGGCCCTAACCACTGCTGGATTGAGTGGCCCGCCTCGCCTAGTCTTGGTACTACAATCATCCATGCCTTCTGCTTTTGCTAGCCTGATATTAGCAGAGGCCTACGATCTAGACCGAGATTTGGTGGTGACGTGCTTGGGGCTAAGCTCTTTGATGTTATTTTTCACCCTGCCTTTCTGGCTATGGGGCTTTACCACTTGGTAA
- a CDS encoding ABC transporter substrate-binding protein produces the protein MLNIWWSEGYYPEETEAIQSSIDAWQAESQANVQIIFFSEKDLVQQLENAIKAGNPPDIIYSYNLDLVLLPRLAWEGKLADVSSIIEPIKQFYDPEALQSVNYFNNQTRQRSYYAVPIAQQTTYIHYWQDLLAQAEISDAQLPTEWDSFWRFWEVAQTNLIKQNIDNIYAIGLPMSAIATDTFIVFEQFLEAYNVQLLDDEGKLRFDNPQVRQGIINALEAYTNPYLENFVPPNAIEWGDPDNNINFLSNGTLMTANGSLSIPGSQKGDEINYFQRMRTIPWPNKPDNTPMRYITSIKQIAILAETDRLEEAKNLVAFLVKTENLEAYLEGAQGRFLPVMPAIAANEFWSNGKDPHIAVAITQFDNTRSSYVLLNPAYSEVLAQNVWGEVIHAIATNQITPEKGADQAIKKITDIFSQWK, from the coding sequence GTGTTAAACATATGGTGGAGTGAAGGTTATTACCCAGAAGAAACGGAAGCGATTCAATCTTCCATTGATGCCTGGCAGGCTGAAAGTCAAGCTAATGTTCAGATAATTTTTTTTAGTGAAAAAGATTTAGTGCAACAGCTGGAAAATGCCATCAAGGCCGGTAATCCACCGGATATTATTTATAGTTATAATCTTGATTTAGTGCTTCTGCCCCGACTAGCATGGGAAGGAAAATTAGCTGATGTTTCTAGTATCATTGAGCCGATCAAACAATTTTATGATCCAGAAGCTCTTCAAAGCGTTAATTATTTTAATAATCAAACTCGCCAGCGTTCCTACTATGCTGTCCCCATTGCCCAACAAACAACCTATATTCATTATTGGCAAGATTTACTAGCCCAAGCGGAAATTAGCGACGCTCAGCTTCCTACAGAATGGGATAGTTTTTGGCGCTTCTGGGAAGTAGCTCAAACGAATTTAATTAAGCAGAATATTGATAATATTTACGCCATTGGTTTACCTATGTCTGCAATTGCAACTGATACTTTTATCGTGTTTGAACAGTTTTTAGAAGCTTATAATGTGCAGCTTTTAGATGATGAGGGCAAACTCCGTTTTGATAATCCCCAAGTCCGCCAAGGCATTATTAATGCATTGGAAGCCTATACCAATCCCTATTTGGAAAATTTTGTTCCTCCCAATGCCATCGAATGGGGAGATCCGGACAATAATATTAATTTTTTGAGTAATGGTACCTTGATGACTGCCAATGGTTCCCTCTCAATTCCGGGCTCTCAAAAGGGAGACGAAATTAATTATTTTCAAAGAATGAGGACCATCCCTTGGCCTAATAAGCCAGATAACACTCCCATGCGCTATATAACTTCTATTAAGCAAATTGCCATCCTGGCCGAGACTGATCGCCTAGAGGAAGCAAAAAATTTAGTGGCATTCTTGGTCAAGACAGAAAATTTGGAAGCATATTTAGAAGGAGCCCAGGGACGATTTTTGCCGGTTATGCCGGCGATCGCCGCCAATGAATTTTGGTCTAATGGAAAGGATCCCCACATTGCGGTAGCCATTACCCAATTTGACAATACCCGTAGTTCCTATGTCTTACTTAACCCGGCCTATAGTGAAGTTCTGGCCCAAAATGTCTGGGGAGAAGTTATTCACGCCATTGCCACCAATCAAATCACGCCTGAAAAAGGAGCCGATCAAGCCATAAAAAAAATAACTGATATTTTTAGTCAATGGAAATAA
- a CDS encoding cache domain-containing protein: MQSWRHRFLSYVLLACLSCTSFTAFIIYVNLRQAVIQPTFEFLTEMTEVKIEQSNHWFSQLKTDFKADLTDTQVKKNASILLTQRLNTNPEYQQAYHYLHKHFNQKYQQRLATSLITNSGMVIFSTDPNQEGQYRPLQNTTTYFKLENINNFTPNFYQSATNQLPMITLATPLFDQSEKRIGVLTIDLNLSDLDQWIRQPVAQEENTEQLMGEVESYLVGGLSLTTNTFVSQNIHRGENKINTTEDVISIPTLKSNGINRALEMESGQGMYLNYEQIPVLGVYRWLPAYRFALLVEVRQAKVFSFARFRAGQLFVGGLVFTLAASFGLLLIKI, encoded by the coding sequence ATGCAAAGCTGGCGACACAGGTTCCTGAGTTATGTGCTTTTAGCCTGTTTATCCTGCACTAGTTTTACTGCCTTTATTATCTACGTTAATCTACGCCAAGCTGTAATTCAACCCACGTTTGAATTTTTGACAGAGATGACAGAGGTAAAAATTGAGCAATCAAATCATTGGTTTAGTCAATTAAAAACTGATTTTAAGGCAGACTTAACAGACACCCAAGTCAAAAAAAATGCCAGTATTTTGTTGACTCAAAGACTTAATACTAACCCTGAGTATCAGCAAGCCTACCACTATTTACACAAACATTTTAATCAAAAATATCAACAACGCCTAGCCACTTCATTAATCACCAATAGTGGCATGGTGATCTTTTCCACTGACCCCAATCAGGAGGGTCAATATCGTCCTCTACAAAATACTACAACCTATTTTAAGCTGGAAAATATCAATAATTTTACACCAAATTTTTATCAGTCTGCCACCAATCAACTACCGATGATAACCCTAGCAACTCCTTTGTTTGATCAATCAGAAAAAAGAATTGGGGTGCTGACCATAGATTTAAACTTGTCTGATCTTGACCAATGGATTCGTCAACCCGTGGCCCAGGAGGAAAATACAGAGCAATTAATGGGGGAGGTGGAAAGTTACCTAGTAGGAGGATTATCTTTAACCACCAACACTTTTGTGAGCCAGAATATTCATCGAGGAGAAAATAAAATCAATACCACCGAAGATGTCATTTCAATCCCCACCCTAAAAAGTAATGGCATTAATAGGGCTTTGGAGATGGAAAGTGGTCAAGGCATGTATTTAAACTATGAACAAATACCTGTTTTGGGAGTTTATCGTTGGTTGCCTGCCTATCGGTTTGCCTTACTGGTGGAAGTTCGGCAGGCCAAAGTGTTTAGCTTTGCTCGGTTTCGTGCCGGGCAATTATTTGTTGGTGGTTTGGTATTCACTCTGGCGGCATCCTTTGGTTTATTGTTGATTAAAATTTGA
- the trpD gene encoding anthranilate phosphoribosyltransferase: MNTTASSPWPPFLQQLLDRQSLTRQQAVQLMEGWLDDDIPPALSGAILAAIQAKGLDPEELTGMAQVLQEQSQGNQGREMVAPLVDTCGTGGDGSSTFNISTAVAFVVAAAGVKVAKHGNRSASSKVGSADVLEALGLNLQAGADQVAAAVSAVGITFLFAPGWHPALKSVAPIRKTLKVRTVFNLLGPLVNPLRPTGQVIGVYSPDFLSVMAIALKNLGTARAMVLHGREQLDEAGLGAPTDIASFNQGEVTPQVLDPQNFGLAPAPLTALKGGDLAENVTILSQVLQGKGTQAQIDAVALNASLALQVGDAVPWGDHGQGIHLAKDILSQGAGWDKLQQLVAFLGS, translated from the coding sequence GTGAATACCACGGCTTCTTCCCCTTGGCCCCCCTTTCTCCAGCAGTTGTTGGACCGGCAATCCCTCACCCGTCAGCAGGCAGTGCAGTTAATGGAGGGTTGGCTGGACGACGATATTCCACCGGCCCTTTCCGGAGCGATACTGGCGGCAATCCAAGCTAAGGGGTTAGATCCCGAAGAGTTGACGGGCATGGCCCAGGTACTCCAGGAACAGTCCCAGGGGAACCAAGGGCGGGAGATGGTGGCCCCGTTGGTAGACACCTGTGGCACTGGGGGGGATGGCTCTTCAACTTTTAATATTTCCACGGCGGTGGCTTTTGTGGTGGCCGCGGCTGGGGTGAAAGTAGCTAAACATGGTAACCGTTCTGCTTCTAGCAAAGTTGGCTCTGCTGATGTCCTAGAGGCGTTAGGGCTTAACCTCCAAGCTGGGGCAGACCAGGTGGCGGCAGCGGTGTCGGCAGTGGGCATCACATTCTTGTTTGCGCCGGGTTGGCATCCGGCCCTCAAAAGTGTGGCTCCCATTCGCAAAACCCTTAAAGTCCGCACTGTATTCAATTTGTTGGGCCCATTGGTTAATCCTCTCCGTCCCACAGGGCAAGTGATTGGGGTTTATTCACCAGATTTTCTCTCCGTCATGGCGATCGCCTTAAAAAATTTGGGCACTGCCAGGGCCATGGTGCTCCACGGTCGGGAGCAATTAGACGAAGCTGGTTTGGGGGCTCCCACGGACATAGCTAGTTTTAACCAGGGAGAAGTGACCCCCCAGGTATTGGATCCCCAGAATTTCGGTTTAGCTCCGGCGCCTTTGACGGCCTTAAAGGGAGGGGATTTAGCCGAAAATGTGACCATCCTCAGCCAAGTTTTGCAGGGAAAGGGAACCCAGGCCCAGATTGATGCAGTAGCACTCAATGCCTCCTTAGCCCTCCAGGTGGGCGATGCGGTGCCCTGGGGTGACCATGGCCAAGGCATTCATTTGGCCAAAGACATTTTGAGTCAGGGGGCGGGTTGGGACAAACTACAACAATTGGTAGCATTTCTGGGAAGCTAG
- the deoC gene encoding deoxyribose-phosphate aldolase, translating to MEKSRQFDLAPYIDHAALDPATTREAIATCCAQALHHKFVAVCVYPSALSQAVELLRGKKVEICAVIGFPSGASTSGSKLYEAQEAAELGATELDVVINLGLLKDGNTEAVYNDIAPIVEATGLTVKAILEMGRLTESEKRLAAEICLDAGVQYLKTSTGWGKGATVADVRLLHQISQGRVGIKASGGIRTVEQAIALIEAGATRLGTSRGVELIQQQQQLWEQG from the coding sequence ATGGAAAAATCCCGTCAGTTTGACCTTGCTCCCTACATTGACCACGCTGCCCTAGACCCCGCCACCACCCGTGAGGCGATCGCCACTTGCTGCGCCCAAGCCCTACACCATAAATTTGTTGCGGTGTGTGTTTATCCCAGCGCTTTATCCCAAGCCGTGGAATTGTTGAGGGGGAAAAAAGTGGAAATTTGTGCGGTAATTGGTTTTCCCTCCGGAGCTAGCACCAGCGGCAGTAAACTTTATGAGGCCCAGGAAGCAGCGGAATTGGGGGCCACCGAATTGGATGTGGTAATTAATCTGGGATTATTAAAAGACGGTAATACGGAAGCCGTTTATAACGACATTGCCCCCATTGTGGAAGCCACAGGGCTAACAGTGAAAGCCATTTTGGAAATGGGCCGGCTCACGGAATCGGAAAAAAGATTAGCAGCGGAAATTTGTTTGGATGCAGGGGTGCAATACCTTAAAACCAGCACCGGCTGGGGCAAGGGGGCCACCGTTGCCGATGTGCGGTTGTTACATCAAATCAGTCAAGGACGGGTGGGGATTAAAGCATCCGGAGGGATTCGCACAGTGGAGCAAGCCATAGCATTAATCGAGGCCGGCGCCACCCGCTTGGGCACTTCCCGGGGAGTGGAATTGATTCAGCAGCAACAACAATTGTGGGAACAAGGTTAG